The nucleotide window ACAGTCTGGTCTGAGGATAATGGCTAATCTTGAGAATCAGTTCCAGTTGTTACAGACCAAGTTCTCTCAAAATATCTGAGGCTGGGAGCACCTTTATCTTGTTTCAAGGACAGCCATTTGTCATTTGTGGCAGCTGTGCAACCAGCTGGATTTTACTTCAGTCAGGCCATAAGTTAttggctgctgagctgggattgGTCTCTTGGATTCCCTATACCCAAGTTTCTGATTTCATCAGGACTTTCCAGGAGCCTGTGTCTGCCAAAAAGTATACATTAATGTGAAAATTATTCCTGTGGAAAGGATTTATGCATGGTGCTGAAGACTTAAGCAGGAATTATGCAGTACTGAGAGTTCTGCACAGTCTGTCTGGAAATTTTACCTCTGAGTCTTAACTTATTTAAAATCTGAGATGTTAAACTACTTTGAGAGGACTTGGAGCACTGATTTCTAGCTATAGGAAAAGACAGGTCATCTTTTACCCCTTTCAATGTCACATTTTGGTTGAtggaaattataaaaatgtaCTGTTGTGactttgcattttcaaaataagaaaaacttGCTTGCCAGGAATTGAAAGTATGTTGCCCATATCCCAAATGCTGCCAGAACTTTGACCTGGCAATTGTTCCTTATTTCTGACTACAGGGAATTGTTTAGATCTGTGCTACTATTCTGTTCTTCAGGGTGTCTCAGATGATTTATTTCTTCACAGATAGTTGCCACTGCTGTCTGTCACACTGATGCCTATACTCTGAGTGGTGCTGATCCTGAAGGATGTTTCCCTGTGATCCTGGGACATGAAGGAGCAGGAATTGTAGAGAGTGTTGGGGAAGGAGTAACAAAAGTAAAGAAGGGTAAGGAAATAGCTTACAGGTTTTCTGCCTTCCTTGAAAGTGTTACTTTATTTGAAGACTCACTGTCAAATTGGGCCACTGAAATGCCATATTGCAGGAGTTAATACAGTATTTTATTCTGGGGTGTATGTCTGTGTAGACTTCTGTGGTCTGTGAGACAAAACACTAATCTATTAAATGAGCTCTTGATTTAAAGCTTGAAAGAGCCCAGAAGAGCATTATTTTACTTGAAATCAGATCAGTGTATAATTGCAAGAGGGTTGggggtttattattttttcaaattgtAGTTTTTATCTGTTGGTTTAATTAAAAGGCCTAAAGTGTTTAGTCTTGTTGTTCACTGTTGATTTAgggttgttttgtttcacaATAATGTTGCTACTTGTTCTGGAATGATGAATTTCAGATGGGTTGTCTGCTCAGCCAGGATTGAAGTTGTTTATCTAGCACTCTATAATACCTCTGTATACAATAAACAGCTTTTAGTACACAAAGGTTTTAAGTGAACTCAAGCTCACAGAAAAACATGCAGAATCAAGtaacttccattttttttcacagtgccTTGCTTGACTCAATAACTagacacagaatattttttccttagggGACACTGTTATCCCTCTGTACATCCCACAATGTGGAGAGTGCAAGTTCTGTAAGAATCCTAAAACAAACCTGTGCCAGAAGATAAGGTCTGTATGACTTTGACACATGCTATGGTATTTGTTCAGTGTATACCTGCTGTAGTTAGCAAAAGCAATTGACAGGAGTTTTCTTTGAAGAATAAATCTGTTGATGCATCATTTAATGACTTGGAAGGCAGGTGTTTCAGGAGCCACTTAGGCAATTCTTTGCAGTCTTCCTTAAAATTTCTAttcttcctttaaataaaactgtttcTCTCATTTCAAGTATGTGAAGGTGCAAACTACTACCTTGTGTCCACAGGTTGGAAAACATAAATGCTCTGACTCCATACTTAATCCATACTTAAGGGAACCAATTCAGGGAATGTAGCTCTGGGGAGTGAACACCAAAGCTCTCAAGTGGTACAAAATCATACAggcagctctttttttttccttaacaccTGCTTCCCAGATAAATTTGCAGCtcctgttctgaaaaaaaaaatctcccaaactCAAAAAAAGCCCCAATGACATAACTGACAGGTGCTGTTCAGGGGAGGGCACTGAAGGAGGCCAAGACAGTGGTGTGGTGCTGTGGCACAGGTAGCATTGGTAACTAATAAGGTCAACATGTGAGTAAACTCCATTTCTTTCAGGTTTTCCCTGGAGGAATTAACTGCATAAGGTTTTAGGAGTTTAGCATTTCACTTCTGTGAACTTCTAGGTTTACTAAAGTGGTCAGAATACAAAGGTGCAAGTATGCAgctgcctctctgtgctgcttggTGGATTCCATCTGGTGAAAGTATTTGCTGCTTAAAGCTCTGCACTTTCCTGTCTTTGCCTCAAGAGTCACTCAAGGGAAAGGAGTCATGCCTGATGGTACCAGCAGATTCACCTGCAAGGGAAAGCAGATTTTCCACTTCATGGGGACCAGCACTTTCTCTGAGTACACCGTGGTGGCTGATATCTCTGTAGCCAAGATAgatgctgcagcacctctggaTAAAGtgtgcctgctgggctgtggcatcTCCACGGGCTATGGGGCTGCTGTCAACACTGCTAAGGTAAGGCTGGCCTTATGGCACACACAGCTTAGCAACTACACTAGGACTGAAAAGGGGATGTACCAAATCTgtgctccttcttcctcttcaacTTTCAAACTGAAATTTAGCTAAGAATTTCTAACTTCCCCATAAGAGGCCAGATCAGGTTAGAAAAACCCCGTTGCCCTTTGGAGGAAATTCAGGTGGAGTATTCTGCACCCCTTTTGACAGCAGCTATATATGAATTACTTTTCTGGTTCATGTTCATCTTGCTGCAAGTCATTCTGATAACCTGAAGCTCAGGGTGAGATGGAAGTGGTAGGTGTGTGGGCATGAGTCTTCAGACAAAAGAAGGGGTGTAGTGCCTAAAGAGCTTTTAGAATTAAATTTCTATATAGCTTCCCTTGTCTATAAAATCTCAGAGCCATGTATATTTGcttccatttttcctttattacaACCTCCTTAACCTGCATTTCCTCTTCCCCTGGaaggatgaattttttttctgttgctcatGATTCCTTTGTTACTCCTAGGTGGAGCCTGGCTCTACATGTGCCGTGTTTGGTTTGGGAGGCGTTGGGCTGGCGGTTATTATGGGCTGTAAAGTAGCAGGAGCATCCCGGATCATTGGCATTGACATTAACAAGGATAAGTATGCCAAAGCCAAAGAATTTGGAGCTACTGAGTGCATCAGCCCCCAAGACTCCAAGAAGCCCATCCAGGAGGTTCTGGTTGAGATGACCGATGGTGGTGTGGATTACTCATTTGAGTGCATTGGAAACGTCGGAGTCATGGTGAGTGCTTGGCAAACAGGAGCGTGTGCAGGGAGGGACCAGTTCAGCTGAACAGCAAGATCAGCTGCTTTCTTAAGATAAAACATGCCAGATTCactaatcttttttttttcttaataataatGATACCTGCTATGACTCATAAGGACAATTCACACTCAATCCTAATTATGTAATGGAAGCAGCTGCTACTTCTTGGGTTGAAAATGGCACTTACAAATGTTTTTTCCTTAATCAGACTTGTTTTGAGGTCCTGAGTTTCTCTGTGCTGACAGTTGAAATTAACAAAACTCTTATAAAATCTATTGTGCAATGAACAGTAAAATCTCAGGGATCACTAAGCATTTCCCTAATTTCTCAAGTAATTAATTTCACCTTTGGAAATGCAATGCAGAAGTACTACTAAATGTAAggctggattttcaggaattaCAGTAGCATTCCTTACTGTTGGTAATATGGTCTGTGATTACAGTTTATCCTGACTCTCAGTGGGAGTTCAGAGTGACTTCTCTGAAAACTAGATAGGATATAAAAAGGGCAAAGTGAATCTTTAAAAGTGTAAGGGAATCTGAACCctgaatgaaaaatataatgtaattttcagtgtatttaCTGTTCCTTAAATGCTGATGTGGCAATTCATTAATTGGGGGAAAGGAAGTGCTGCCAGTCCAGGCAGTGTAAACCTCAGCAATAAACACCCTGCTCTGTCCTGTCTGTCCATGAAGAGGGCTGCCCTGGAAGCCTGCCACAAAGGCTGGGGACTCAGTGTGATAGTCggagtggctgctgctggccaggagaTCTCCACACGGCCATTCCAGCTCGTAACTGGGCGGACGTGGAAAGGGACTGCATTTGGAGGTAACTCTCTCTTGCTGTGgggataaaaataatttactctGGGCTAAAGGTGGGAAGAACACACCCCCTTGGCTTTGCTTGTGCAAGAAATGTACTATTGACAGGCTATTCATAAATGCTACGTTGGCTTTTAAGATAAAGACTCTTAAAATCTGTTATTCCTATAGAAAGGGTATAGATTAACACATTGGTATCATATCTAACATATTTTGAAGAGAGAATATATCTATATCCTACTCAGTACTAAAGGAATGGGATAGGGAAACTGCTTTACCACCAAGTGAAGGTTTGTTTCAGTTCCATCCAGTGAAAGGACTTGGTCTTTGGAGAGATGGGAACTTACATATTTGTGTTGCTTAACCACTAAGTAAATTGTGAGGCCAACATGACAAAACAAGTGCTTGATACACATTTTCTGCTGTCAACTCAAAACCACATtgagttctttttttttgagaattcaGTAGTTGTTGAAGTTGATGGAAGTTCAATTTCAGACTTTGAATTATTACACTGCTCTTTGTCCAAGCAATAAAAAACTTACTGGGTTGGGTTATAAAGAATGTAGAGGGCCTGACAGAGATGCCATGTGTATACTTTCCTAGGTGAgggctgctgtcagtgctgaaTGCTGAAACACCTAGTAAAAGATTTTTCACCAATACTTGTGTTTGGGTAATGTGTGCTTTTGCCAGACCTCTGTAGGAGGGACAGACATGTCACTCATCTCTGCTCCTTTTCATATTGATCATACAAGTTTTGTTAGGgctgtgtttttaattttctgagatgggtggaaaaaggaaaaaacaaggcatgttttccttctttcaggCTGGAAGAGTGTAGACAGTGTACCAAAACTGGTGACTGAATACATGTCCAAAAAGATCAAGGTTGATGAATTTGTGACTCACACGCTGCCTTTTGACAAAATCAATGAGGCTTTTGAGCTGATGCATTCAGGAAAAAGGTAATGTTCACAATATTGAAAGGTATACAAGACACTTCTTGATCAGACACTGTCAAAGTACAGGCTCCCTGCCCACTGTCATATTTTAAACAGGGAAGCTAAAGGGTAACATATACCACATGCATTGATTCTGATAAAAACACACTTCTCTGACTTTCCAGGCATGTGCCAAAACACAGGCACACAGTAAAAGCAAGCAACagtataaaagagaaaaagagatgaaaagcTGGTAAAGGGGACAGGTCAGTCTCAGGCTTTCACCATTGCTAAACATTCTCCCTTATAATAAGGAATTTAAAGAGACTGAAGATTATTCAGTAATATTTAGGATCCTCTGCAGATAGACAAATAGTTTTGACCACTGTCTCCAGAAACCAGCATGGTCTTTGTATTTGATCTCAGTCCTCATATCTATCTATTGTATGTAACTTTGGAGAAGGTATTAGCTCTATCTGCTTCAGCTCATATGGATTCTATTTTGGATAAATCAGTCGACTGTATTTGTTACAATTGGAAACACTGCATTTATGCAAATTTCATCCAGCAGTTGATCCCTGTCCCAGTTACAAACTTCAGTATCATTTCAGGGTTTTATTCATACATGAGCATGTCCAAGGAAACTAATAATGAAAGCTACCTAATCTTTTCCAAACAGACAAAAGGGAGAATGCCTGTACATATTACTGCTCCTTGGCTACTACTGAAAGGTGACACCTAGTATGAAAAAGAGTTCATTTGGAGTTTATTTCActggaggagagaaagaaaaactgaagagaaCAAGCATTATCCtggatttttaataaatatcatAGGCATAAGCATGACTTCATTCATGACAAAAGACAGAAGTTAAAATATGTCTCAACAATGAAAGGGAGGGGAGAGATGGGGAGAAAACTGACttcttggtaatttttttttctttttttattttaagcattcGAACTGTCCTGAAATTTTAGAGCCAAATATGGATCTTCTAAGTGGCCAGCACCATGCTGACTGACTGCCTTGTTATAATGGAATTTTTGACAGAAGATAGAATCAAGCAACTGAAAACTCACTGGGACTAGAAAGATGTGTATTTTAGGGTGAGCATTCTGGGTACTAAATAATAAACTGTTAATCACTGAATAGCATTATGGAATTAGTCCTGATTATGGAACTTCTGTTTCTATACTCATTCCTCAAATTCAATAGTGGCTAACTCAAATCGACTTAATAAAAGCTTATTTCTAAACCCAGTGTTGGAATTATTTAGCATTAAGAGTGACTGTgtctttcttgttttcctctaGTGATTTCAGTGTGTATGTGACACAGGGAGTGTTCTGCAGAGTCTGCAGCAAACGCTGTGGGATTCACTGCACAAggcacagctgagcacaggggtgAGAAGCAGCCTGcatttgctgcagctgtgctgagagAGGGGCCAGAACTTG belongs to Zonotrichia leucophrys gambelii isolate GWCS_2022_RI chromosome 4, RI_Zleu_2.0, whole genome shotgun sequence and includes:
- the LOC135446772 gene encoding alcohol dehydrogenase class-3 isoform X2, coding for MASGVIKCKAAVAWEAGKPLSIEEVEVAPPKAHEVRIKIVATAVCHTDAYTLSGADPEGCFPVILGHEGAGIVESVGEGVTKVKKGDTVIPLYIPQCGECKFCKNPKTNLCQKIRVTQGKGVMPDGTSRFTCKGKQIFHFMGTSTFSEYTVVADISVAKIDAAAPLDKVCLLGCGISTGYGAAVNTAKVEPGSTCAVFGLGGVGLAVIMGCKVAGASRIIGIDINKDKYAKAKEFGATECISPQDSKKPIQEVLVEMTDGGVDYSFECIGNVGVMRAALEACHKGWGLSVIVGVAAAGQEISTRPFQLVTGRTWKGTAFGGWKSVDSVPKLVTEYMSKKIKVDEFVTHTLPFDKINEAFELMHSGKSIRTVLKF
- the LOC135446772 gene encoding alcohol dehydrogenase class-3 isoform X1 — protein: MVCAATSMVIKCKAAVAWEAGKPLSIEEVEVAPPKAHEVRIKIVATAVCHTDAYTLSGADPEGCFPVILGHEGAGIVESVGEGVTKVKKGDTVIPLYIPQCGECKFCKNPKTNLCQKIRVTQGKGVMPDGTSRFTCKGKQIFHFMGTSTFSEYTVVADISVAKIDAAAPLDKVCLLGCGISTGYGAAVNTAKVEPGSTCAVFGLGGVGLAVIMGCKVAGASRIIGIDINKDKYAKAKEFGATECISPQDSKKPIQEVLVEMTDGGVDYSFECIGNVGVMRAALEACHKGWGLSVIVGVAAAGQEISTRPFQLVTGRTWKGTAFGGWKSVDSVPKLVTEYMSKKIKVDEFVTHTLPFDKINEAFELMHSGKSIRTVLKF